A window from Danio aesculapii chromosome 6, fDanAes4.1, whole genome shotgun sequence encodes these proteins:
- the rbpjl gene encoding recombining binding protein suppressor of hairless-like protein, giving the protein MGLDSSSDPRTDSFKLSFEEQTDKKMFACAKTLYISDTDKRKHFRLLLHLFHNGGQEIGTFNSRLIKVISKPSQKRQSMKNADLCISSGSKVSLFNRLRSQTVSTRYLAVEDGAFVASARQWTAFTVNLVEETQAAHSEYTMCESFICYGCVVQLVCTDSGVALPPMVIRKVNKQYACLDVDEPVSQLHKCAFQFRGSDHMYLCLSNEKIIQFQASPCPKESNKVLLNDGSCWTIIGTEVVEYSFSESLIGHPATISPVPVITGLELNGGGHVAMLELHGENFSPHLRVWFGNMEAETMFRSSRSLLCVVPDVSILSGEWRWTRQPITVPLSLIRLDGLIYLSWFSFTYTPEHSASSQTSGSTERSADSDALIDTIHQEFTRTNFHLFMQS; this is encoded by the exons atgtttgccTGTGCTAAAACCTTGTACATCTCAGACACAGACAAACGGAAACACTTTCGCCTGCTGCTACATCTGTTCCACAACGGAGGGCAAGAAATCGGCACGTTCAACAGCAGACTCATTAAAGTCATCTCTAAACCATCGCAGAAGAGACAGTCCATGAAAAACGCTGACC TGTGTATCTCCTCAGGCTCAAAAGTGTCATTGTTTAACCGATTGCGGTCGCAGACGGTCAGTACACGGTACCTGGCGGTGGAAGATGGGGCTTTTGTTGCCAGCGCAAGACAGTGGACggcttttactgttaatttag TGGAGGAGACGCAGGCTGCGCACAGTGAATACACCATGTGTGAGAGCTTCATCTGCTACGGCTGTGTGGTTCAGCTGGTCTGCACTGACTCCGGAGTGGCACTGCCACCAATG GTAATTCGTAAAGTGAACAAGCAGTATGCATGTCTAGACGTGGATGAACCCGTTTCTCAGCTTCATAAATGTGCTTTCCAGTTCCGAGGCAGCGACCACATGTACCTGTGCCTGTCTAATGAAAAAATCATACAGTTCCAG GCCTCTCCGTGTCCTAAAGAGAGTAATAAAGTGTTATTGAATGATGGATCCTGCTGGACGATTATTGGAACAGAGGTGGTTGAATACAGCTTCAGTGAGAGTCTCATCGGTCATCCTGCAACCATCAGCCCTGTGCCTGTGATCACTGGACTGGAG ttgaatgGAGGTGGACATGTGGCCATGCTGGAGCTTCATGGAGAAAACTTTAGTCCACACTTAAGGGTCTGGTTCGGCAACATGGAGGCTGAGACCATGTTCAG GTCCTCCAGGTCTCTGCTGTGTGTGGTTCCTGATGTGTCTATATTGAGTGGTGAATGGAGATGGACGAGGCAGCCAATCACAGTGCCTTTATCTCTGATCCGATTGGACGGTCTGATCTACTTGAGCTGGTTCTCCTTCACGTACACCCCAGAGCACAGCGCCAGCTCTCAGACCAGCGGCTCCACAGAGAGAAGTGCAGACTCAGACGCTCTCATAGACACCATACACCAGGAGTTCACACGCACCAACTTTCACCTGTTCATGCAGAGCtga